TCTTCTCGGCGTCCGCCGCCGCCGCGTCGAACCGCCCCTGCCACACGTCCTGCACCCCGAGGCCGGTCAGCGCGAACGCCACCGTCCGCTCGTCCCCGCTCTGATGACCCAGGTCGAGTGCCTGCCGGAACCACGCGCTGCCCCGGTCCACCCAGCCCTGCAGATAGTCCAGCTTCCCCAGGGACAGCTTGACGGCGCCGAGCGGCAGCGGATCGCCGATGCGCTCGGCGGCCCGCAGTGCCGTCGTCAGCACCGTACGGCTGTCGTCGAACCGGTCGCGGTACATGAGGTAGTCCTGCAGCGCGAGGCCCAGCCGCACGGCGAGCGCGTCCTCGCCGTGCGCGGCGGCGAACTCCGGTACGTCGGGCAGGTCCGCGCCCACCTCGCTCAACCACCGCGCGGCGTCCCGCCGGTCGGTGAACCAGAACGGGCCGCGCTCGGGCACCCGGGCGTCGTCCCCGAAGAGTTCGCCCGCCTCGGTGTACAGCTCCAGTACGGCGCGGCGGGCCCGGGCGGTCTCCGCGGGTTCGGCGTCGGCCAGGTTCCGGGCGTGCACCCGCACCAGGTCGTGCAGGCGGTAGCGGCCCGGGCCGGGCTGGAGCACCAGGCTCGCGTCGTACAACTCCTCCAGGACCGTCTCCGCGTCGTCGACGCTCATCCCGAGCATCGCCGCCGGTGTCCACACGTCGAACTGTGGCGTCGGCGCGTACCCCATGAGCCGGAACGCCCGCTGATGGGTCTCGCCCAACTGCTCGTAGGACATCCGGAAGGCGGCCTCCACGCTGCGGTCCCCGGCGCTCAGTTCGGTCAGGCGCCGTTCGTCGCGGGCCATCCGGGAGGCCAGGTGCGCGGGCGACCAGGAGGGCCGGTGCTGCAATCGCGCGCCCGCGATCCGCAGGGCCAGCGGCAGACCGCCGCACAGCCGGGCCAGGTCGTCGACCGCCTGCGGATCGGCATCGGCGCGCGCCTCGCCGATCAGGCGGCGCAGCAGGCCCCTCGCCTCGGCGGCGGGCAAGGCCTCCAGCGTCACCCGCCGGTCCGCGTCGAGACCGGCGAGTCGCTGCCGCCCGGCCACCAGTACGTGGCTGCCCGGGCCCGCCGGAAGCAGCGGCCGGACCTGTGCGGCACTGCCCACGTCGTCCAGTACGAGCAGCAGCCGCAGCCCGCTGGTGGCGTCACGCCAGGCGGCGACCAGCTCGTCGAAGTCCTCGGGAACGTCCGCGTCCGCCATGCCGAGCGTACGGACCAGCCGCTGGAGCAACCGCTCGGTGGCGGGCCGTTCGCCGCCGGGCGAGTGGTGCGTACGAAGGTCGAGGTAGAGCGCGCCGTCCGGAAAGCGCGGGCGCAGCGTCCACGCGGCGTGCACGAGGAGCGAGGTCTTCCCCATGCCCGCGGGACCGTCGATCGTCGCGACGGTGACGGCGTCGCCCGGCCCGGGTGTGGCCAGCACGGCCAGCTCGGCGGCACGTCCGGTCAACCCGCCCGCGTTTCCGGGGAGTTCGTTGACCGCTCGGCGGGTCACGAACCCGGCTTGTGTCCTCGGGAGGCCGGGGTGGGCGGGGGGTGGGGGCTCGGGTGTGGGTCCGGGCGCGGGCGTGGAGGCGGGCGTGTGCGCGGGTGCAGCCCCGACACCGAGGTTTGCCCCGGCCCCGCCTCCGGCCGCCGACTCCCCCGCCCCATCGGCGGCCTTCGCTGCGGACGCATCCGGTGCCCCGGCGCCTTCGAGAGCGACCGGACCGCCGAGCACCGCCGTGTCGTCGTGCCGGAGTACCGCCGCGTGCAACTCCCTCAGGGCGAGGGAGGGTTCGGTCCCCAGGTCCTCGCGCAGCCGCTGCCGCAGCCCCTCGTACGTGGCGAGGGCCTCTCCCTGGCGGCCGGTGCCGTACAGCGCGCGGATCCTCAGCGCGAGCACCGACTCGTCGAGCGGATCGGTGTCCTGTGCCAGATCCGCGAGCGCTTCGCTGCCGCGGCCGAGCCGGATCAGACAGTCCAGCCGCCCTCGCCGCAGCGCGCCGCGCTCGATGAGCAGGCGCTGCCGTTCCCCGGCGGCGTACGGTCCGGGCAGCCCGGCGAGCGGTTCGCCGCGGAACAGACTCAGCCCCTGTTCGGCGGCGGCAAGGGCCCCCGAGGCGTCGCCGGAACGCAGCAACCGCCCTGTGTCGGCGGCGAGTTCGTCGAGCCGGGTGGTGTCGAGGCCGACGGCGGCGGCGAACCGGTAGCCGCCGAGGCCACTGCGGATCACCGAGCCCTCCTGCCCGACGCCCGGCTCGTCCAGGGCTCTGCGCAGGGCGTACACATAGCTCGGCAGCACCCGGTGGCCCGTCGGCGGCGGCTGATCGCCCCACACGCCGTCTATCAGCCGGTCGTTGCCGACCGGCCGCCCGCCGTGCAGCACCAGGGCAGCCAGCACCGCCTGTCTGCGGCCCGGCCCGATCGCCACCTCCCGACCGGCCCGCCAGGCCTGCACCGGACCGAGCAGCGCGATCCGCAGGTCCTCCTGTGCGCCCACCGTCAACTTCCCCCTGATCCGCCTGGATCACTGGATCATCAGAACTTCATCGCTATTGCATCGGCGCATCGCAGAGTTGGCAAGCCAGCGCAGGGGTCATGCCGGTGCTGGTTCCGCACGGGGGTCGGAACCAGCACCGCCATGAACCCTGCAATTACCCGCGCCCAGCGCGCCCGGTTCGCGGAGCCCGTCATGACCCCGGAGCTTGCCCTGATACTGAGCCGCCGCGGCCTCGTGCTGCACGGCTGGAGCGAGGGCAGCTTCCGCATTCGCACGGTGGACGGCCCCGTCGTGGGCCGCGCCGAGGCCGGAGGCGAGGCCTGGAACGCCTGGGCACGGCGCTACGACGGCCACCACGCCTTAGTGGCCACCGGCCTGCCCGGCCGCGACGCGGCGGTCTGCGCCGTCGCCGACCACGCCATCTGGGAGGACCTGACCCGCCTCCAGCCCCCCGAGAGCCCCCGGAGGTACCCCATGACGGGCACGGCACGCCGCCGCCTTCACAACCTCACCCGGGACGCCCACAAGGCCCGCGCCGCGGGCGACACGCTGCACACCGTCGAACTCCGCCTCAACCCGCCACGCTACGGAAAACAGGCCGCCCGCCGGACGACCCGCGGCGTCGACGAGGCGATCCGGGCGGTCGAGGGGGCGGGGTGGCAGTGCTGTGGGGTGGAACCGTGGCTGGGAACGGGGGCATTGCTCAGTTTTGTGCGGACACCTGGGCCATGGCCCACGGGCCGGTGAACCCGCCGTACGAGCCCGCTTCGCCCGTCGCCGGACGCTCGAACCCGTGACAAGCACCCAGGTCCGCCATCGGGCAGAAGGCCGCGCTTCGGCCTGTCCACGCTGACGCCCCCGGAGGCCGGGACCGGTCATCAGCCGACGGGCGATCGCCCCGGCCTCCAGCCGGAGCCGCGGTGCGGCCCGCGCGAGGCGGGGTTGCCCCTTTGCCACACCCTCATCGAGACGTCCTCGCCGAGCGACTTGACGTCACAGATGGCGAACTCAGTGTCGATGACGGAGTTTTCGTCGGCCAGTAGAACCTGCGTCGCGACCCTGTGCCGCGACCCTTGGCAAGATTTCGTATATGGAATACCTTTCGGTCCCAGACGGCGTTCGCCGGAAACGCGGCGCACCCTCGTCCGGTCCGCCGGCCGCAACCCTGCGGCTGCCACCGGTTGTCCCGGCAGTGGGCACGGGTCGGCGCGTGTCGGCACTTCAGTGATCCCCTGCACGGAGAAGGAGACAACCACCCATGTCCTTGCACAGTTCGCACGGCCCGAGCCGCAGATCGATCCTGCGCGGTGCGGCCGTCGCGGGAGCCACCACGGCGTTGTCGCCGATGGTCAACCTCTCCTCTGCCCAGGCGGCCTCCGGCAGTTATGCCATCCGCTACGACCTGGCCCGTCAGCAGACCATCCTGGGCCTGGGGTTCGAGATCCAGTCCGACTCGATCGGCTCCGGCAACAACGGTCTGCCCGACACGGTCACCGGCGTGCCGTACGACCTGACGGCAAGCGAGCGGACCCGCTTCTACCAGCAGATGCTCAAGGGCGGCCGCTCGGACAGGGGCTTTCGGTACTGTCGGCTCGCCATGGGCCTGTACTTTCGCGGTACCGATCCCAGCAAGAAGTTCATGCAGGACCGATACCCCGGCCAGGCGGCCCTGTTGGGCGACATGATCCAGCAGGCCGGGATCGAGGGCGCCGCTGTCGAGTACTGGTCACCCGCACCCGGCTGGAAGAGCAACGGCTCCTACATCAACGGCAGCCTCGCTTCGTTCGAGCCAGCGGCGCTGTCGGCGCTGGGCGATGCCATGATCGCCGACCTGGACTACCTGGCCGCGCGAGGTGTGCCGATCTCCATGTGGGGTCTGCAGAACGAACCGGGCATGAGAGCCCCCTACTCCGCCTGCACGTTTACGGGCGAACAGTACCGGCAGGCGTTCGCGGCGATCGCGCCCAAGATCAAGGCGAAGTATCCGCACGCCATGATTCACGCCAACAGCTGGGACGGCTGGCGCGGCCCCTGGGGACAGGCGGTCAAAGCGGACGCGGATGCCCTGCGTTACGTCGACGCCTGGACGTTCCACCACGAGGATAAGAACAGCGACCTCCAGTTCAGCGGCGACTTCACCTCCGGCGCTCTCGGCAAGCCGGTCTTCTGCAACGAGTACGAGTACATGACCAACGAAATCTCGAGCTACCGGACGGTCAACACCGCCCAGCACATCATGAACTGGATGGTGTTCCACGACGCACCGACCTGGTTCTGGCTCCACGCCCTCAAACCCACCACCAACGCCGAGGCCCCCGGCTTCTCCCTCGGCTACTGGCGCCCGCCTCACGACCAGGACTTCACCCGCTTCCCCGACGTCCCGGTCGGGCACTGGAAGTTCAACCCGATGAACTGGAACGCGGTTGCCGGATTCGTCAAGTACATGCCGTGGGACTCCGTCCGCTACATGGTCGACGAATCCACGCGGCTGAAGGACCAGCGCATCATGGCTTGGAAGACTCCTGCGGGGAAGCCGGTGTTCGCCCTCACCAACCGGTCCTCCACGGAGCCCTTCACCTACACCATCGACACCCAGACCTCGCAGGCCTTCAACGGCCGCCGGTACGGGCTGTCCACGAACGACAAGGCGCTCCCGCCCATCACGGGCCCCGAACTGAGCGTCACCGTCCCGCCGATGTCCATCGAGTTCTGGTTCGGCACGAGCTGACGAAGAGGCTGTACCGGAGTCCTCCACGGCGATCTGGACCGCTTGGCGGACATGGGTCCAGTCTCGCCCCGCACCCCCGGACCGGCGTCACCGCCCCAACACGGGGGGTGATGTCGGACGCCAGATCCCGGGCTCATACAGTTCGGATCGGAATCGATCACCGTTCCGGGGAGGGGACATCATGCGAGGAAGAACGCGCCGAAGACGTATCGCGCTGACCACTGCCGTACTGGCTGCCTGCGTGCTCGTCACGACGGGCTGCGGCGGGTCCGGGGGCAGTGAGCCCAAGGCGGTGAAGACGCCGGAGTACGCGGAGCCCGACGATCTGCCGGAGCGTATCTCCGTGGACGGCACCACCATTGTGGTCGGCTGGCCCAAGGCGACGACCAGCCTGCACCTCTACGAGGACCTGCGCTGTCCGGCCTGCGGGCAGTTCGAGAACGAGGGCAACGGGACCGAGGTGACGACGCTGGCCCAGGCCGGGAAGGCCCAGGCGCGGTACACGCTGGCGTCCTTCCTCGACGACCGGCACGGCGACGGGTCGAAGCGGGCGGCGAACGCCCTGCGCGCGGCCGTCGAGCGGGGCAAGTTCACCGAGTACCGCGAGGTGTTGTTCGCCGCGCAGTCCGAGGAGCCGGAGAACGCCTTCACCGCCCCGCGGCTGCTCGAACTCGCCTCGCAGGTGAAGGGATTGCGCGGCAAGGAGTTCGACGCGGCCGTGCGGACCATGAAGTACCGGGATTTCGTGCGCCGTTCGCAGCAGGCGTTCGAGAAGTCCAGCGTACGGAGCACGCCGAGCCTGGTGGTGGACGGGAAGAGGATCGACGGTGAGCTGGCGGACGTCGCCATGTACGAGCCCGGCGGGCTGACGTACCTCGTCGACAACAGCTCCGTCCTGATCGGACAGGACGGCGGCCCGGGCGTCCAGTAGCGGACCGGCGGGCAGGCCGCGGAAAACGCCGTGAGCCCCGGCCGAATACCGGCCGGGGCTCACGTGACGTGCGTGGAACGGGACGGACCGCTCTCAGACGTTGAAGCCCAACGCCCGCAGCTGCTCCCGCCCGTCATCGGTGATCTTGTCCGGGCCCCACGGCGGCATCCAGACCCAGTTGATCCGGAGCTCGTTGACGAGGCCTTCGGTCGCCGACTTGGCCTGGTCCTCGATCACGTCGGTGAGCGGACAGGCCGCCGAGGTCAGGGTCATGTCGATGGTCGCGACGTTGGAGTCGTCGATGTGGACGCCGTAGATCAGGCCCAGGTTGACTACGTCGATGCCCAGTTCGGGGTCGACGACGTCGTACAGGGCCTCACGGACCTCCTCCTCGGAGGCGGGCTTGCCCACCACGGGGGTGGCCACCGCTTCCTCCGCCACCTGGCTTGCGTCGCTCATGCGGTCTTCGCCTCCTGTTCGAGTGCCTGGGCCGTCGCGTCCTTCCACGCCATCCAGCTCAGCAGCGCGCACTTCACCCTGGCCGGGTACTTGGACACCCCGGCGAACGCGACCGCGTCCTCCAGGATCTCCTCCATGGCGTCGTCGGGTACCAGCTGCCCCTTCGACTGCATCAGTTCGAGGAAAACGGCCTGGATCCGCTGTGCCTCGTCGAGGTCCTTGCCGACCAGGAGTTCGTTCAGCACCGAGGCGCTGGCCTGGCTGATGGAGCAGCCCTGGCCCTCGTAGCTGACGTCCTCGATCCGGGTTCCCGCGTACTTCACACGCAGGGTGATCTCGTCGCCACACGTCGGGTTGACGTGGTGCACCTCGGCGTCGCCATCCCTGAGCCCCCGGCCGTGCGGGTGCTTGTAGTGGTCCAGGATGACGTCCTGGTACATCGAATCCAGCTTCACCGGTCAGTCACGTCCTATCCGAAGAAGTTCCGTACGTGTTCCAGGCCGTCGACCAGTGCGTCGATCTCGGCCGGGGTCGAGTACAGATAGAACGACGCTCGCGTGGTCGCGGGAATTCCGTACCGGAGGCAGACCGGGCGGGCGCAGTGGTGACCGACCCGTACCGCGATGCCCTGCTCGTCGAGGACCTGGCCCACGTCGTGCGGGTGGATGTCACCGAGCGTGAAGGAGATCGCGGCGCCGCGGTCCTCGGCCGTGGTGGGGCCGATGATCCGCAGGTCGGGTACGGCCTGGAGGCGCTGGACGGCGTACTCGGTCAGCGCGTGCTCGTGCTGGGCGATACGGTCCATGCCCACCGAGGTGAGGTAGTCCACCGCGGCGCCCAGGCCCACGGCCTGTGCGATGGGCGGGGTGCCCGCCTCGAACTTGTGCGGCGCGGGGGCGTACGTCGAGGAGCTCATCGAGACGGTCTCGATCATCTCGCCGCCGCCGAGGAAGGGCGGCAGGTCCTCCAGGAGTTCCTGACGGCCCCAGAGCACGCCGATGCCGGTCGGGCCGCACATCTTGTGGCCGGTGAAGGCCACGAAGTCGGCCTGCAGCGCCTGCACGTCGAGCGTCATGTGCGGGGCGGCCTGCGAGGCGTCGATGAGGACGAGCGCGCCGACCTCCTGGGCGCGGCGCACGATCTGCTCGACCGGGTTGAGGGTGCCGAGGATGTTGGAGACCAGGACGAACGAGACGATCTTGGTCTTCTCGGTGATGACCTCGTCGATGTTGGAGAGGTCCAGGCGGCCGTCGTCGGTCAGTCCGAACCACTTCAGCTTCGCGCCCGTGCGCTGCGAGAGCAGCTGCCAGGGAACGATGTTGGAGTGGTGCTCCATCTCCGTGATGACCACTTCGGTCTCGTGGTCGACGCGGTAGGGCTCGTCGGCCCAGCCGAGCATGTTGGCCACGAGGTTGAGCGCCTCGGAGGCGTTCTTGGTGAAGACGACCTCGTTGCGGCTGGGCGCGTTGATGAACTGGGCGACCTTGTCGCGCGCGCCCTCGTAGAGCGCCGTGGCCTCTTCGGCGAGTACGTGCACACCGCGGTGGACGTTGGCGTTGTGCTGCTCGTAGTACTCGGACAGCACGTCGATGACCTGGCGCGGTGACTGGGAGGTCGCCGCGTTGTCCAGGTAGACGAGTTTCTTGCCGTCGTGGAGCTCGCGCTCCAGGATCGGGAAGTCCTTGCGGATCGCCTCGGTGTCGAGGAGTCCGGTCAGGCCCTGGCGGGCAGTTGTCACGCGGATGCGCCTCCCTTCACGTATGCCTCGTAGCCCTCGTTCTCCAGCTTGTCGGCGAGCTCGGCGCCGCCGGACTCCACGATCTTGCCGCCGGCGAAGACGTGGACGTAGTCGGGCTTGATGTAGCGCAGGATGCGCGTGTAGTGGGTGATCAGCAGGGTGCCGACCTCGCCGCCCTCACGGACCCGGTTGACGCCCTCGGAGACCACGCGCAGGGCGTCGACGTCCAGGCCGGAGTCGGTCTCGTCGAGGATGGCGACCTTGGGCTTCAGCAGTTCGAGCTGAAGGATCTCGTGGCGCTTCTTCTCACCGCCGGAGAAGCCCTCGTTGACGTTGCGCTCGGCGAAGGCCGGGTCCATGTTGAGGCGCTGCATGGCCTCCTTGACCTCCTTCACCCAGGTACGCAGCTTGGGCGCCTCGCCGCGGATCGCGGTGGCGGAGGTGCGCAGGAAGTTCGACACGGAGACGCCGGGCACCTCGACCGGGTACTGCATGGCGAGGAAGAGGCCCGCGCGGGCGCGCTCGTCGACGGACATCTCCAGGACGTCCTCGCCGTCGAGGGTGACGGTGCCGCCGGTGACCGTGTACTTGGGGTGACCCGCGAGCGAGTAGGCGAGCGTCGACTTGCCGGAGCCGTTGGGGCCCATGATGGCGTGCGTCTCGCCCTGCTTCACGGTGAGGTCGACGCCCTTGAGGATCTCCTTCGTGGCGTTGTCGGCCTCGACGGTGACGTGCAGGTCTCGGATTTCAAGCGTTGCCATGGGTGCCTCAGGACTCCTGGGAGAGGGAGACGAGCACAGCGGCTGCTTCGCCGTCTCCTTCGATCTTTACGGGGTATACGGGTACGGGTCGCGTCGCGGGCAGGCCCGAGGGCTTGCCGGTGCGCAGGTCGAAGCTGGAGCCGTGCAGCCAGCACTCGATCTGGCAGTCCTCCACCTCGCCCTCGGACAGGGAGACGTTCGCGTGCGAGCAGATGTCGTGGATCGCGAACACCTCGCCCTCGGTGCGGACCACCGAGACGGGAGTGCCTTCGATCTCCACCCGCTTCGGAGTGTCCTCCTCCAGCTCGGCGAGGTCGCAGACCTTGACGAACGTCATGCCACGGCCTCCTCGAGCTCCTCCTCGATCTTGGCGAGGAGCCGCTCCTCGATGTCCGGGACACCGATCTGCTGGACCAGTTCGGCGAAGAAGCCGCGCACCACCAGACGGCGGGCCTCCTTCTCCGGGATGCCGCGGGCCATCAGGTAGAACAGCTGCTCGTCGTCGAAGCGGCCGGTCGCCGAGGCGTGGCCGGCGCCGACGATCTCACCGGTCTCGATCTCCAGGTTCGGCACCGAGTCGACCCGGGCGCCGTCGGTGAGGACGAGGTTGCGGTTCATCTCGTAGGTGTCGGTGCCCTCGGCCGCGGCCTCGATGAGCACGTCGCCGATCCACACCGCGTGCGCCGACTCGCCCTGGAGCGCGCCCTTGTAGACGACGTTGGACTTGCAGTGCGGGGTGTTGTGATCGACCAGGAGGCGGTGCTCCTGGTGCTGGCCCCGGTCGGTGAAGTACAGGCCGAACAGCTCGGACTCGCCGCCGGTGGCCGCGTAGCGCACCCGCGGGTGCAGCCGGACCAGGTCGCCGCCGAAGGTGACCACGACCGACTTGAAGGAGGCGTCCCGGCCGACGAGCGCGTTGTGCTGCGCGACGTGCACGGCCTTCTCGTCCCAGTCCTGCACGCTGACCACGGTGAGCTTGGCGCCGTCGCCGAGCAGGAAGTCGACGTTGGCGGCGAGCACCGCGTCGCCGGTGTGATCGAGGATGACCACGGCCTCGGCGAAGGCGCCCAGCTCGACGACCTGGTGGCCGAAGGCGACCCCGCCCTGGCCGTGCACCGAGATCCGGATCGGCTCGGTGAGCACGGTCTCCTTGGGCACCGAGACGACCGAGGCCTTCTCGAACGAGGAGTACGCCTGGGCGGCGACGCGGTCCACGGGGGTACCGGCCGCGCCGACGCGGGCGTCCTGACGCCCGACCGTCTCGACCACGACACCCTCGGGCGCGGACACCTCGACGCGCACCCCCGAGCCGTTCGCCACGGCGCTGCCGTCGTGCAGGCCCCGCAGGCGGTCCAGCGGGGTGAACCGCCATTCCTCCTCGCGGCCGTGCGGCACCGGGAAGTCGGCCACGTCGTAGGACGCCGGGGCGCTCATGCGCGTGGCGACGGTCGACTCGGCGGCGACGGCGATCGAGCCGGCGGTGGTGGAGCCCACCGGTGTGGTTCCTCCACGGACCTCGGTGCGAGTGTCCTCGGGGGAGTTCTGAGCCTCAGCCATGGCTGTCGTTGTGCTCTCTTCCTGCGGTCAAGGTGTTCCTGCTGCGGGGTGGTCACGGGCGGTGGCGGGGAGCGGTGGTGCGGTGCTGCCCCGGCCGCGAGAGGTACGGGCGTCCTGATCGTCCCGATACGGACGCCCGCCTGCTCGCGTGCCTAGCCGACCGAGCCCTCCATCTGCAGCTCGATCAGCCGGTTGAGCTCAAGGGCGTACTCCATGGGCAGCTCCTTGGCGATCGGCTCGACGAAGCCGCGCACGATCATCGCCATGGCCTCGAACTCCGACAGACCGCGGCTCATCAGGTAGAAGAGCTGGTCCTCGGAGACCTTGGAGACGGTCGCCTCGTGGCCCATGGACACGTCGTCCTCGCGGACGTCCACGTAGGGGTAGGTGTCCGAGCGCGAGATGGTGTCGACGAGCAGCGCGTCGCACAGCACGTTCGACTTGGCTCCCGGCGCGCCCTCGCCGATCTCGATGAGACCGCGGTAGGAGGTACGGCCGCCGCCCCGGGCCACCGACTTGGAGACGATGTTCGAGGAGGTGTTGGGTGCCATGTGGACCATCTTGGCGCCGGCGTCCTGGTGCTGGCCCTCGCCCGCGAAGGCGATCGACAGGGTCTCGCCCTTGGCGTGCTCGCCCATCAGGTAGACGGCCGGGTACTTCATGGTCACCTTGGAGCCGATGTTGCCGTCGACCCACTCCATGGTCGCGCCCTCGTAGGCGACGGCGCGCTTGGTGACCAGGTTGTAGACGTTGTTCGACCAGTTCTGGATGGTCGTGTACCGGCAGCGGGCGCCCTTCTTCACGATGATCTCGACCACCGCGGAGTGCAGGGAGTCCGACTTGTAGATCGGCGCGGTGCAGCCCTCGACGTAGTGGACGTAGGCGTCCTCGTCGACGATGATCAGCGTCCGCTCGAACTGGCCCATGTTCTCGGTGTTGATCCGGAAGTAGGCCTGCAGCGGGATCTCGACGTGCACGCCCTTCGGCACGTAGATGAAGGAGCCGCCGGACCACACGGCCGAGTTCAGCGAGGCGAACTTGTTGTCACCGACCGGGATGACGGTGCCGAAGTACTCCTTGAAGAGCTCCGGGTGCTCCTTCAGCGCGGTGTCGGTGTCCAGGAAGATGACGCCCTGCTCCTCCAGGTCCTCACGGATCTGGTGGTAGACGACCTCGGACTCGTACTGCGCAGCGACACCGGCGACCAGGCGCTGCTTCTCCGCCTCCGGGATGCCGAGCTTGTCGTAGGTGTTCTTGATGTCCTCGGGCAGGTCCTCCCAGGACTCCGCCTGCTTCTCCGTGGAACGCACGAAGTACTTGATGTTGTCGAAGTCGATGCCCGACAGGTCCGAGCCCCAGTTGGGCATCGGCTTCTTCTCGAAGAGCCTCAGGCCCTTGAGGCGGAGCTTGGTCATCCACTCCGGCTCGGACTTCTTGCTCGAGATATCCCGGACGACGTCCTCGTTCAGCCCGCGCTTGGCGGACGCACCGGCCTCGTCGGAGTCGGCCCAGCCGTACTCGTACTTGCCCAGGCCCTCGAGCTCGGGGTGAGCAGTCTCCGTGGGGAGTGTCATGCGGGGTTCCTCCCGGCCGTGCTTGCTGATGGGTTCTGTTCGTTCGTGGCGCCCGCGGGGTCGCTCACGCTGTGCGGAGCCTGATCCCCGCGTGGGATGTACGTCGTGCAGACGCCGTCCCCGTGGGCGATGGTCGCCAGCCGCTGGACGTGGGTCCCCAGCACCTCGGAGAAGAACTGGGTCTCCGCCTCGCACAGCTGGGGGTACTTCTCGGCGACATGGGCGACCGGGCAGTGGTGCTGGCACAGCTGCTCGCCCTGCTGCCGACCGGGTGCGTCACGCGCCGTAGCAGCGTACCCGTCCACGCTGAGCGCCTTTGCCAGCGCCTCGGTGCGCTCCTCGGGCCCTGCCGCGTCCACCGCGGCGCGGTAGGCACCGGCCTGTGCCTCGATGCGCTCGCGGGCGAAACGGGCGACGGCCTCGTCGCCGCCGGTGCGCGCGATCCATTCGAGCGCGTCGGCCGCCAGTTTGTCGTAGGACTGGTCGAAGGCGTCCCGTCCGCAGTCGGTGAGCGCGAACACCCGGGCCGGTCGGCCCCGGCTGCGGGCACCGTAAACACGCTGCTCACGGGCTTCGACCACGCCGTCGGCCGTGAGCGCGTCCAGGTGCCTGCGCACCGCGGCCTGGGTCAGGCGCAGTCGCCCGGCCAGATCGGCCACGGTGGACGGGCCGTGGTCCAGGATGGATCGCGCGACACGGTTGCGCGTAGGACGCTCCCCGGTCGCGAGTTCCTCCCGGGGAGCCTCGCCAGCCTTTTTCACAACGCCATTGTTGCGTAATTCAGCACGAGCGGACAAGCCGCTCAGGACGGCACTCCTGGTGGCTTCGATCACTAAGGGTCACCTAAGTGACAAGGCATGTACCGTACGCCGCTCGTGCGCGGGCGCCCGGATCACCAGGTCAGCGCCGCCCTCGCGGGCAGAGCCCCGGCGCCCGCCGCACCCGCGCGGCTCCCTAGACTCTGCGCCATGCGAAGTGA
This is a stretch of genomic DNA from Streptomyces sp. NA04227. It encodes these proteins:
- a CDS encoding BTAD domain-containing putative transcriptional regulator yields the protein MGAQEDLRIALLGPVQAWRAGREVAIGPGRRQAVLAALVLHGGRPVGNDRLIDGVWGDQPPPTGHRVLPSYVYALRRALDEPGVGQEGSVIRSGLGGYRFAAAVGLDTTRLDELAADTGRLLRSGDASGALAAAEQGLSLFRGEPLAGLPGPYAAGERQRLLIERGALRRGRLDCLIRLGRGSEALADLAQDTDPLDESVLALRIRALYGTGRQGEALATYEGLRQRLREDLGTEPSLALRELHAAVLRHDDTAVLGGPVALEGAGAPDASAAKAADGAGESAAGGGAGANLGVGAAPAHTPASTPAPGPTPEPPPPAHPGLPRTQAGFVTRRAVNELPGNAGGLTGRAAELAVLATPGPGDAVTVATIDGPAGMGKTSLLVHAAWTLRPRFPDGALYLDLRTHHSPGGERPATERLLQRLVRTLGMADADVPEDFDELVAAWRDATSGLRLLLVLDDVGSAAQVRPLLPAGPGSHVLVAGRQRLAGLDADRRVTLEALPAAEARGLLRRLIGEARADADPQAVDDLARLCGGLPLALRIAGARLQHRPSWSPAHLASRMARDERRLTELSAGDRSVEAAFRMSYEQLGETHQRAFRLMGYAPTPQFDVWTPAAMLGMSVDDAETVLEELYDASLVLQPGPGRYRLHDLVRVHARNLADAEPAETARARRAVLELYTEAGELFGDDARVPERGPFWFTDRRDAARWLSEVGADLPDVPEFAAAHGEDALAVRLGLALQDYLMYRDRFDDSRTVLTTALRAAERIGDPLPLGAVKLSLGKLDYLQGWVDRGSAWFRQALDLGHQSGDERTVAFALTGLGVQDVWQGRFDAAAADAEKMIPALERANDAWGVSVALEVRSTSRLLRQDVNGALSDARAALAAAERNGRPMPVAQRLLTLADTYEALGEPGEARAVLLRAEKLLREIGEPLLLAVALTRLGTVADDLAEAVRLHGRALAVHASISPRSEPHRTRLEVDVRRRLGFAYAAAGDRVRARQEFEAALAVPRAAEHPDLYEQLEAALRDHDTVAASRLVPWWTRQVLGEEEQEGKEEKERREGQE
- a CDS encoding thioredoxin domain-containing protein, with protein sequence MRGRTRRRRIALTTAVLAACVLVTTGCGGSGGSEPKAVKTPEYAEPDDLPERISVDGTTIVVGWPKATTSLHLYEDLRCPACGQFENEGNGTEVTTLAQAGKAQARYTLASFLDDRHGDGSKRAANALRAAVERGKFTEYREVLFAAQSEEPENAFTAPRLLELASQVKGLRGKEFDAAVRTMKYRDFVRRSQQAFEKSSVRSTPSLVVDGKRIDGELADVAMYEPGGLTYLVDNSSVLIGQDGGPGVQ
- a CDS encoding metal-sulfur cluster assembly factor; amino-acid sequence: MSDASQVAEEAVATPVVGKPASEEEVREALYDVVDPELGIDVVNLGLIYGVHIDDSNVATIDMTLTSAACPLTDVIEDQAKSATEGLVNELRINWVWMPPWGPDKITDDGREQLRALGFNV
- the sufU gene encoding Fe-S cluster assembly sulfur transfer protein SufU produces the protein MKLDSMYQDVILDHYKHPHGRGLRDGDAEVHHVNPTCGDEITLRVKYAGTRIEDVSYEGQGCSISQASASVLNELLVGKDLDEAQRIQAVFLELMQSKGQLVPDDAMEEILEDAVAFAGVSKYPARVKCALLSWMAWKDATAQALEQEAKTA
- a CDS encoding cysteine desulfurase; translation: MTTARQGLTGLLDTEAIRKDFPILERELHDGKKLVYLDNAATSQSPRQVIDVLSEYYEQHNANVHRGVHVLAEEATALYEGARDKVAQFINAPSRNEVVFTKNASEALNLVANMLGWADEPYRVDHETEVVITEMEHHSNIVPWQLLSQRTGAKLKWFGLTDDGRLDLSNIDEVITEKTKIVSFVLVSNILGTLNPVEQIVRRAQEVGALVLIDASQAAPHMTLDVQALQADFVAFTGHKMCGPTGIGVLWGRQELLEDLPPFLGGGEMIETVSMSSSTYAPAPHKFEAGTPPIAQAVGLGAAVDYLTSVGMDRIAQHEHALTEYAVQRLQAVPDLRIIGPTTAEDRGAAISFTLGDIHPHDVGQVLDEQGIAVRVGHHCARPVCLRYGIPATTRASFYLYSTPAEIDALVDGLEHVRNFFG
- the sufC gene encoding Fe-S cluster assembly ATPase SufC, producing the protein MATLEIRDLHVTVEADNATKEILKGVDLTVKQGETHAIMGPNGSGKSTLAYSLAGHPKYTVTGGTVTLDGEDVLEMSVDERARAGLFLAMQYPVEVPGVSVSNFLRTSATAIRGEAPKLRTWVKEVKEAMQRLNMDPAFAERNVNEGFSGGEKKRHEILQLELLKPKVAILDETDSGLDVDALRVVSEGVNRVREGGEVGTLLITHYTRILRYIKPDYVHVFAGGKIVESGGAELADKLENEGYEAYVKGGASA
- a CDS encoding non-heme iron oxygenase ferredoxin subunit, yielding MTFVKVCDLAELEEDTPKRVEIEGTPVSVVRTEGEVFAIHDICSHANVSLSEGEVEDCQIECWLHGSSFDLRTGKPSGLPATRPVPVYPVKIEGDGEAAAVLVSLSQES